CGTCACGTCTTCTATCCACGCATCGCCACGGTGATCCGCTCCCTGGCGGTCGAGCCCGGCGCCCGCGTGCTCGAGCTCGGCGTGGGCACGGGGCTCTCGCTGGCCGCCTATCCGCGCCACTGCCATGTGACCGGCATCGACCTCGCCCCCGACATGCTCGAGCGGGCCCAGGACAAGGTGAACCGCAACGGCTGGCGGCACATCACGCTCGAGCAGGGTGACGCGCTCAACCTGCGCTTTGCCGACGACAGCTTCGACTACGTCATGGCCTTTCACGTGGTGAGCGTCGTCCCGGATCCGTGCCGCATGATGGCGGAGGCACGCCGCGTCTGCCGCCCCGGCGGGATCGTCACCATCATCAACCACTTCCGGAGCGCGAATCCGACGCTCGCTCGCCTGATGCATGCCATCGATCCGCTCACCCGTTGGCTCGGGTGGACGACGCTGCATCTTTCCGACGTGGTCGATCGCAGCGCGCTGCACGTCGAACGGCAGTGGAAGACCGGGCGACGCTCGCTGTTCACCA
This DNA window, taken from Deltaproteobacteria bacterium, encodes the following:
- a CDS encoding methyltransferase domain-containing protein, which codes for MALANAQPHESRLYYEFSHLYDLLFRHVFYPRIATVIRSLAVEPGARVLELGVGTGLSLAAYPRHCHVTGIDLAPDMLERAQDKVNRNGWRHITLEQGDALNLRFADDSFDYVMAFHVVSVVPDPCRMMAEARRVCRPGGIVTIINHFRSANPTLARLMHAIDPLTRWLGWTTLHLSDVVDRSALHVERQWKTGRRSLFTIVVARNAKAVPAARRVPRSVHAAAALAPD